CCTATACCAGTGACTAGTGGACTAGTCTTGGGAATGTTAATTTCATACACCGAAAGGGAAGATTGGCACAGCTATGGCAAATGTCTGATAGCCTATAGGTTTTCATTTGGATAGATTATTGAGAATTAATTAAAAAGATGTAAGAACTGGGTTATCAACATCCCAGTTCTACTTGTTtgacacagaaaaaaaattatgtagGCTAACCTATTCTTATTTTTGTTGGGACATTTTAAAATATTCGATATCTGCTCTAAATGAGCATACTACAGCAAACAACGAGATCCCATACATGACCAATAGCTTACTTAGATGCACCTGTATGCGATACTTAATAATCACAGCACATTTTTATAACCGATTTTTCCCTGTAACGTAAAGCCGACATCTGTAAAGTTTTTACGTGACCAGTAGTTCATGCGAGGACAGCTCATAGAGACAGCTTATATCATTGTCAGAAAGTTGATGTGAACAGAAATGCTTTAGGGTGTGGGTGGGCGTGTGATCAATCAATATTGAGATTCGTGACTGAAGTGAAGATCAACACTTGGAACAGGGGCTGGAAACGGAGTACGGCGCATCGCACTCGGATCAACACACCGACAGTATTACTGTTACTGTAGTAGGTGCGCCCAATACAACTCAAGGCGAAACTGATAGCTTATCCTGTGGTCGTGGGTTTATTTTTTAACATATCAAGCAAAGGATTACTGGTCAAACTGAAGAAGACTGCTTTTATATGGAGAGAATGTTCCCGTCGACTCTTGGGTAGAAGCCGCAAGCCGCGTACTGTGGTAGGGACAGTGGGAGACGGAACAGCCCTCTTGCCGTGGAATGAGGTTGGTGGTGGACAATCCtcacacactttgagacatgTCTGTCTGAAGTTATTTTATCTTACTGTAAAAACAACAATTCTTACTGTAAGAGTAACTGGTTGACTAGCAAGATACCTATTTGGATCTGACATTCCATATTGATATCGTGCTAACTAGAGAGAAGTAGGCAAGGAAACTGTCAGTCTAGCTTACTGGCTAAGGGGGTAGACAGGCTAGTTGCAGTAGTCTAGCCTGTCCATTCTGCCTGGATGTTCCcctgcttgctagctagcttactagctaacgttgaaCATTTAGCTAGATATAGCACCATAAATACATATTTAGCCGTTGTAAATGTGTCATCTGAAAATGTAAGTAATAAAAGCAAATTGAATTATAGTAGACAGACAGCTAGCTATGTCGCTATTTGTGGACATGCATCAAATATGTAATTTGGGGAGATGGAATTATAACCGACCAATGCGACCAAGTTGGCCAGCAACATAACCAACCACAGGGGTAGCCTGAAACATTGAACATTTTCTCTGCATAACCAGCTAACCAGTTGCAGGTCATATTTCCATATAAAAAGCTTGTGATTATTGTGTATTAAGTGCCTAGATGTTCTCTTTCGTGATTTCAAAGGCGCTGTCACTGGCAAGCTGGCTGGCCCGTCCACCTGACAACTACACACAGCAACATCGAAGCTGTCAAAGATGATCTGACTCATGCTGGGTGAAAATACCACCAGAAAACTAAAACAGCTCTCCAAGGTATGACATTATGAAACGCATGCCATGCCttttgaatgtgtgtttttcgAAAGGCTGAGTTTTGCACTCTTAATAAACGGACACCTTTTCCCCTCTTGGAGTGCGATAGACAAAGTTTGCATTGTAAAGAGCCCCCCACGCTCTCCTATTCATCTGCATTCAAAGTAGGCATGCTTCACAACACCGCGTTTCCTTGCTTCACATCCTGAGTTTGAGGAAGCTTCCGTTGGCCTCACATCCTGATGACCAGATTGGGCAAAGCACGACTGGGGGTTTGTTGTTGCAACTGTCAATGTTGTGACATGACGTTATACCAGATCAGAGGTTATGGCAAAAAATGAAataactgtgtgggtgtgtgtgcgctttaGGTAGAATGCTTGCACTGTACTGTATTTATCAACAATactatttgtgtgtatttgtatgtttgtatgtttatatTATGCACATACTGTATAGCTCAGCAAACTGAAGGAATCCTCCAGTCACTGTCACTTAAGTCATCGCACAGATCATCGCAATTTCTTCTGTTGGGCAGTGACGGCCATGACATCACCATTCCTACTGCTCCTAACATGTTGCTCGTATTTCCCACCCAGTGTGACAATCTGGGCTTTAGTTACCAAGTGTTGTGCTTCCCTGTTAGTGGGTTAGGAGTGACGAGCTAGCTAGATGATGAGTTCTTTTAGAAGCCGTTGCCGCCCAGCGGATGAATGTTATGAGAAGATTCTGTGGGCTGCACCGATGGTGTCAACACAGCTCAAGCCTCTCTCACTTCTGTAAACAcacccagttttttttttctgggtGAGAGAGGCACTGAGTAAGAGGAATTGGGAAGAGCCACCACACCAAGACACGACCAGACCAGGGAGCCGGCTGTGTCGCTAATGGGACTACCACATGAAGGGTTCTCTTCTGCACTGCTTTACTCCTActctaccctaccctacccatCTCTACTCCTTCTCCTACCTTATTCTACTCCTACTGtacctctactgtactctactttaCTCCTACCTTACTCTACTCTGTTATATCCATCAGGCTAATTctgccttgccccccccccccccccccccccccctccaggagacAGTGCCTAGCTACTGAGCCAGCGTGAGTGGGGGTGAGGCCCGAGCCGAGAGATGCCCCCCCGGCCGTCCTCCGGGGAGCTATGGGGCATCCACCTGATGCCCCCCCGGATCCTGGTGGACTGCCTGCTGCCCAACGGCATGATCCTGACCATGGAGTGCCTGCGCGAAGCCACGCTCGTCACCGTCAAGCACGAGCTTTTCAAGGAGGCCCGGAAGTACCCCCCTGCCCCATCTCCTCCAGGAGGAGACCTCCTACATCTTCGTCAGCGTCACCCAGGAGGCCGAGCGCGAGGAGTTCTACGACGAGACCAAGAGGCTGTGCGACCTCCGGCTCTTCCAGCCCTTCCTGAAGGTCATCGAGCCCGTGGGGAACCGCGAGGAGAAGATCCTCAACCGAGAAATCGGTacgtgcgggggggggggtttatccTTCTCAGGACCTCCTCTCGGGTAAAATGCCACGTGCTGGAGCTTTTGTGTGAGTGCTCggttgtgggaggggggtgagaaaaCCGCTTCTGGggagaaaataaaaaactgCTGCGTTTGTTGATTCCAGGTTTTGCCATCGGTATGCCCGTGTGTGAGTTTGACCTGGTGAAGGACCCTGAGGTGCAGGACTTCAGGAGGAACATCCTGAGCGTGTGCAAAGACGCCGTGGAGCTCCGCGACGCCAACGGCTGCCACAGCCGAGCCCTGTACGTCTACCCGCCCAACGTGGAGTCCACCCTGGAGCTCCCCAAACACATCTACAGCAAACTGGACAAAGGTAGGTGTGTGACCTACTGAAACACCGATAGCCATCCGGCCATGGGACTGTAAAGGTGGATTGTGTTTCTCATGTGGTGAATAGCTGATTTGGGTCAGATATACAGTAGGTACCAGCCAATCCCAGCCACCCTTGCATACTTTCAAGTGTATTTGATATGAGCAGCTGGTACAGGTACTTCGACATGTGTTGCCAAACAGATTCTAAGGGTTCTATTCTATTCTAACCCTAGGTAACAGTATTCTGTGGTGCAATGTTCGGTGGTATCTTTAATTCAAACTCCACGATGTGCCTGCAGGTCAGATCATTGTGGTGATATGGGTGATTGTCTCCCCAAACAACGACAAACAGAAGTACACGCTGAAGATCAACCATGACTGTGTACCAGAGCAGGTGTGGAGCACATCTACCCACCTCCGCCCAGCTGTGGGCCTTCTCACCTCTTCTTGTCAATGATCACATTTGCTTACAACGATGAGGTGTGGTGTCACCTCGCGtcctcacactgtgtgtgtgtgtgtgttgggcctgCCAGGTGATAGCGGAGGCCATCAGGAAGAAGACTCGCAGCATGCTGTTGTCTCCAGAGCAGCTGAAGATGTGCNNNNNNNNNNNNNNNNNNNNNNNNNNNNNNNNNNNNNNNNNNNNNNNNNNNNNNNNNNNNNNNNNNNNNNNNNNNNNNNNNNNNNNNNNNNNNNNNNNNNCAGACACCACCGGTGTGAGTAGAAGTGGTGTCTGTAGAACGCGGAAGCTACGGTGGAGTGCTTCTGGAGTGGTGAGCGGTGGGATAGCTAAGCACTGCCTCCCCCTGGTGGCCGGGAGACGGCGGTGCACAGCGGCTTAATGCCAGTCTGCCTTGCGTAGCTGTGCTGATGAATGCTGAATGTGGAGAAGTGTATGAATTGATCTGGACAGGCGTGGGTTTTCCCCTCCGGTCCGTCGAAGACGAAGCAGAGTGCCTGAGttcgtgagaatgtgtgtgcgcgtgcacacTCTTTCCCGAAAGAAGCAGCTTCTGGAAGATTCTGCCCATCCGACATTGTCAGAAAAAACAAGTGTTGTTTTCATCGCGTGTTATTTTTGGTCGATTGTTTCAAAAAACCAAAGTaatttttgtgttgtgttggtgtgttgttACATGCTGCACAATGCCAGCATACTGTGCGCCTGTTTAGAAAGATCTCCTAGCATCAAAGCTCCAAGCATCGAAGAAGAGGTCAGAGCTAGCAAAGGTGTTGCTGTGACTGGACTGAAAGGCCCCAGTCTCAAGCCATGACTGTATCTCCACATCTTTTTACATCTTTATTCACCCGTAGGATGACTGAATCCTtccccagtctgtgtgtgtgtgtctgcgtgtgtgtgtgtgtgtgttctgcaaaAAACAGACACAGTTATCAAATGCAGTAAACCAGCTAACAGGTGTTTGTATAGTGTCCCTGTAGCTGAAGGtcgcaaatgtgttttttgcactttttaaaatgtaaaatgcctTTTTGGTCCTGTAAGGGCCGCCGTAGAGAGATGGCTTGCATGTTCTTGATGCCTGTCACTAGTTTAGCCTATCACTTTCTGGAGCCAAGGCTTCTAGTGGTCTAAAGACTCACTTTGATATGACGTTGTCTCTTTgttttgtgtgggtgggtgtgggtgtgttgtgtgttgtgtgtgttgtgtgtgttgtgtgtgttgtgtgtgttgtgtgtgttgtgtgctcgTCTCTTAACGGGCAGGACCCCTTTGAACATCCCATTCATAATGAGTGTGAATGTGTCGGTGTTATAACCATGTTGTCACAGTGTGGTCAACGCCTCGGGAAACCCTATTTCCACTTTGCCGGACAGCACCAGGGAAGACGGGAGAGACCATTTGTAAAGAGGACGGGACGGGACGGGGGGGTAAAGAAACGAAAGCTTGAATGCTTGTAAATGTTTTACTTGAAACGCAGTTGTTTCTGAAGCGTCTCTGAATGTGGAGCGACGTGTGGATGTCAAACCCATCCTGAATGTGATGGACTCCTCGGGGCGTGCCAAGTCTCGCAACGTTCCAGACGCGTGCGGATGGATCGGGCCCCGCCCACTctgaaggggaagggagggctGGGGTAGGGCTGGGGTAGGGCTGGGGTAGGGCTGGGGTCGGGCTGGGGTAGGGCTGGGGTCGGGCTGGGGTAGGGCTGGGGTAGGGCTGGGGGTTTGCCGTGGATGAAATGTTTGCTGTGTTTCCTTCTCTTATTTATTCTGTGCAGCACTTATACCGACCTAGAGACGTTTATGTGATTATATTTATCATACCTGTGTAGTGTCATAAAACTACTATGAATGTATAGTGGGGAAAAGATTGTTACACACCCAGCCTGCATGACCATTTAGAAAACATGCTGATATTATTTTTCCGTCCTTCTACTAAGCAGCTACAAGGAATGTTTGGCCTTATGTTTACCCGCTACTATTAatacgatttcaaagcctaatcaGACAGACCTGCATTTTGGAAGATACTTCTCAGTTACAGATCTGCTTTGTATCCACACAGACCTGCATTTATTTGAGTGTTACAAGGCGATGTACAAATAAAGTTTTCCCAGTTAAATATTAACTCCGATGTCCTGTTGTGTCCATTTGTGCCTCTGCAAATATTGATAAGTCGAGATATAAGCAGATTCAGTATACAATAaggcattttttttattgagttATCAAACAGCTAGACGTGAAGTCTAGTTAAGGGAGAATACAAAAGCgacatttaaacacacacagcacaaacactggCGCAAAAGATCGTCATGAACTTCATGGTAAAGGCCATAATGTGTGCACGTTTCGATTGCTCTTACGTAGCATCAGTGCTTGTATTACAAATAAAGTACAGCACAGGGGCGTTGTTAAACATAaactactggggcacaggcccgtattcatatcccttttttttctttcaagcttgctgcgcacaatgcactattaggctatagaaactccccttgcttaagccactgtacaacagttcagggacgcaagtttgatatcagctctggcagggacatcaatagttaatgccagCGCGCACATTTCTTtcccattcatttgagcgcaaatactgtttttttgagcctcattcaatataatttttatgttttagtcaaaataagatgatcggtaggcctatcatttagaaactttctttagttttgtaatgttttcttagcctacctcaattctg
Above is a genomic segment from Hypomesus transpacificus isolate Combined female chromosome 16, fHypTra1, whole genome shotgun sequence containing:
- the LOC124478845 gene encoding LOW QUALITY PROTEIN: phosphatidylinositol 4,5-bisphosphate 3-kinase catalytic subunit alpha isoform-like (The sequence of the model RefSeq protein was modified relative to this genomic sequence to represent the inferred CDS: deleted 1 base in 1 codon) — translated: MPPRPSSGELWGIHLMPPRILVDCLLPNGMILTMECLREATLVTVKHELFKEARKYPLPHLLQEETSYIFVSVTQEAEREEFYDETKRLCDLRLFQPFLKVIEPVGNREEKILNREIGFAIGMPVCEFDLVKDPEVQDFRRNILSVCKDAVELRDANGCHSRALYVYPPNVESTLELPKHIYSKLDKGQIIVVIWVIVSPNNDKQKYTLKINHDCVPEQVIAEAIRKKTRSMLLSPEQLKIVVNASGNPISTLPDSTREDGRDHL